The sequence AGAATTATATTCTTTTGATTGGTTTCAGTCCAGGAAATGTTAAAAAGGAATAGATGATAATTTTTGTAAAACAAATGAGCAAGACATCATTACTTTTCACAAAAATAAGTACAAAGCCAACCTTTTTAGAGAATTGATAGACAAAACTACAAAGGTGCAATAAAGAATAATCGTCTACATAAACTTAGATCTCAATCCAgggagggagaaagagaagagacTAGCCAAATAGATGGGTGCATGTGTCCAAGGTACTGGAGTAGAATTAAACAAGGGGGGGGATTAAACAAGCAGTCACGGGACATCTCAAACTCTAACTGACGAGCATAACAGTCTTTTTGTGTTGGTATTTTGATACTAAGGTGTTTCACTCTACAATGTGCTGAGGTGGACTGAATGCATAAAATTTGAGGCTGCAAAACTAGACAGCAATCGGTTACTCCAGATGTATTAAACTAAACAATGTTTATTATAACATAGCAGCAAACTCCAACATAGAGATTAAGCGCACAAAGAAAATGGTGTTCGGTTGCATAGGATATCTAAGATTTTTTTATGTGCTTAAGAATCATTTCATGCTAGTCTTCTGAAATCTTGGTTTTTTTATCTATAATGAGGTCCAACAGGAAAATATGAAATTAGGGAGAGTGTAGTATTTTCAAGCAGTTGGTTACTTAGAGATAATTAAGACTTAAGGATACACTCAGCATACCTTCGCTACTTCGAACATATAGGTGTCATATGTCTGCTTAACACTGGTCCAATCTTCTTCTCTGAAGAAACGGTGTGCTTGCACTGCGCTGATACACCCGAAACACATGGACAGACATGGTTATGTAAAGAATATGTTACCTCTCATGTGATCATGCCCGTAGATACATGGATAAGCCAATTGGTTTGACTTTCCATTAGTGTATCAGATATGACCAAGGGACGGTGCGGACTACCacaattttatttttgggatatgGAGAGACTCGAACTCTCAGCTCCACCTAGAGCAACGATTCTTAGAACCGTCTGTCAAACCTTCTGACAACACTCCCATTTTAGGAAAAAGAGGATACAAAGCGGGTTGCCACGTCGCCGTACAAGCTGACCATGGCATTACCCAATATCCTCCTTCCCAGTCCAACAGAAATGAAGAGCACAGATACCTGAAATCGTAATCTGGATACATGTGACCGAGCGTAAGCACCAGGTAAATCAACGTCTTTCGGCTGAAATGAACGGTGAGAACATTAAATAGTTAGAAAAATATACAAGAAAGCTCGAGTTGCTAAAAGTATTTTGGCATCCTTCAGGCACCTGGATCTACTAGACAAAATACTAGCTGGAGAAGGGGGATCACTGTCTGCAGATTGTCCAAGATAATCCAGAATCTACatggaaaaacaacaaaaaatgttAAACACCACTGGCGCAACTTGAAAAGGACAAACAACATTTGGCACAAACAAGCAATTACATCCAAATACTTATTTCCAACCAACAATAGAACTTGGGCACTAACTTATGATTTCTGTAAAGAACCTTGCCTCGTAGAAGCAAGATAGACTGGACATCTTCCCTTAACTGGTAAGCAATTAATTAACAACATTGAAAAGAAAACGAGTGGGTGAATGATGGTTAATATGCATAAGAAAATAAATACAGCTGAAGTTCATCAATCGATAATATGATTTCCCTCGGTAGAGTATAACTGTAAACTTGGAGTATTATCGAAGAATGTTACAAGAGCTGGAGTTCCCAAAACTATGCATAACATTGCTTACTAAATTATATTTAGCTGCTAAAGGAAAACAGATAAAGTGAATACAGTCGTTCAACAGTGCATTTGTTGCTTCCACTGTGCCTTTCGATAAGGTTTATGATCCTTGAAAGTGCATATTCTTAACTATCCTAATCAGTGTTGCAAGACCAATTGAGGCCCCAAAATGATAATTCCAACCCTCTCGGTCAAACTCAACCTAGGAAAAAACTCTTTCCGGTCAGAGTAAAAGAAGAGTGTGACCAACTATAATGTACATTGAAGCTAATTTTGCTAAACCAGAATTGAAACACGAAAACAGTGCGAGATAATAATTCAAGTTTACATGCGACTTTGCAGTGAGAAATCAGTTTACCACAGTCCTTGTACTTCCCACTCTATGATATGCTTTTTATTTACATTATTCCAAGGCTGATGTTCTACAATCAATACTGTAAGACTAGTGCTACATTTTCTATCAAAAGTTCCATGTCGCTTTTCTTAAATTTTGATTCATAAATGCTAAGAAAAACCTGAGTACTGGTACTCTTTAGTTGATTACAAAACTGGGTATCAGATCCCTCAAGGTCATTTCTAGTAGTTCAATATTCTAAAGCCATATTTTTTCAGAAGTCAAGATTGCATTATAATCCCATTCTTTTTTCAAAATGTGTTGCCAGTTGTGATGACATTAAGAGTTCTAACTTCAAGTTCTTATTTAATCAAATCAACACAGGAAGCACAAACATACATCGTGGAAAACAGATAAACAACCGATATAATAAAACAGAGGTCTATAAGCCACAAGAAGTAGTGAATAAAAAGATGTAAATTACCTCTTGATCCAAACTAAACGACAGCTTCTTATCTGTTCCCGTATGTTTGCCTGAAAAGGTAAAACACCGCAAATAAGATCTATAGCCTTCACATATAAGTGTTATTATACTAAAAAACTTCCATAGTTCCATCATTTCACTTACATGAGTAAGCTTCTAAACTTCCTTTGATGCAATATTCCCCAAAACTTACGTAATTAAGGAATTGATTAATcctgaaaaataaaacaaaagatacaCTTGGTAAGTTCTTACAAGCATAAAACACACACAAATAAGTTATACCAAATTGACTAGaataaatatccatgttttaaaGTATATTACCTGTCAAGATTTGTGAATTCCAAGTACTTCATCTTATTCTTAATCTCAAACAAATAAACCCTATCTTTTCAATTCAAAATAACACCTTCTGTAACCTAATCTTCTAATACTCAAATTCCTGAAATCCGAAAACATAATATCCAGTCATTAACATGACAAATTATCATCAATAGATAACATAAATTTCTCGTATCTTTGAAAGGCAATACACGTATTAAAGATAAAAAATCATAAGTTTCATGTGAATATTGCTGCGTATGTACCAAATACATCCATGGATTCAAAAATTAGCAgaggaaaaatgaaaaaaaaacaaaaaaaaacatgttttgGTTAAAAGATTGGAATGGAGATCTGGAATAATACCGTTTATTACAGAGAGAATTAGTGACGACGAACCAACGAGTTTTCTGCACTCTGGATAATCAGATCTATAAAATACGACAGAGAGAGAGATTCAAAAGTTGAAAATTCGTTAGAGATATTCTTTATCCGGTCTCGTTTTAATTAGGTGACAGGTGCTGCCTCCTCCTTGTTGTACGTGTATTTTTGAGTCATCTAGGGTTTCTAGCTTTAGTCGTGTTAGGCGGCGGCTCTTGCTACTCGCTAAGTTACAGCCGGCTCGATGGATTCGGAGGGATACTGTTTTTTAAGGCCAAGCTTATGGTGCAGGACATCCCTTCCCTATCCTCATTCGTGGggaagggatttttttttttgataaataaatttttttattgattatGTTGTAAGTGTATTCTGATCTCTTGCCAAGAGTTAACCGATATCAGCAGGTAAAATTATTGAGATGACTTATGGTGGATGTTGTTTCTCTGCGGACTTAGCTACAGCATCCGCAACCTGATTATCGTCTCTACTAACAAAGGAAAACTTACAATAATCAAAACTTAAACTTAAATGTTTAATTTCTTTGAGAAGGTTTCTATTCTCCCATTGGAttaagagagaattatccaaTAAAGACTGAATGACAAGCTTAGCGTCCGCCTCAATGTGGATTCGAGTTAACTTCATATCCCTGGCCCAGATTAAAGCTTCACGAATCGCCATGCATTCTCCATTTTCAGGGCTTAGAAATCCATTTGAGTAGTGTCCTTGGATTCCTTGACAGGTACCTGCAAAATTTCGGAGCACAATCCTCGTACCCACAAATTGGAAATCATTAAAAGGAGTTAGTTGTAACAAGTACAAGAGAAGTAGGGTCATTTAATATGGGTTGGGGACAAAACCACTACGCGAAATTTTCCCTTAATTCAAAGATGTGGAACTACATCCCAATCAAGATTACGAATATAAAATTTTGCGTGCATCAGCCACTGCGTTAGTATTCATGACTAAAGGAAGCATCAATATTAAATTTTCAGGTGCCTTGCCTAGGGGGTTTCCAACATGACACTGCAATTAATGAAGAACTGGAGTTATGCATAGAATTAGAGTTATGCGTGGAACTAGTGTTCATACGAGAGTTTAAGTAGAAGTTGATTCTGTGCTCAGTATTAAGTGGATTGAGAGATACTCCCTGAAAGACAGCATCACACCTATTCTTCCAAAGAACCCAAGATCCAATCATAAGAGAAAGAAATCTCTTCTCATTTAAAGAATTGAGATTACCAGAGAACCAGTTTTCGACCCATTCAGAGACACTACTAAACATGTTTCGTTCTTCTTCATTGACGTTAAGGTTCTTCCACACAGTTTTTGAGAAAGCACACTCCAGCAATAGATGTTCAATGGTTTCATAATGATTGCCACAGAGACCACACTGAGTGTCAGAAGAGTCATTATAGACAGATAGCTTTGCTTTTGTTGAGTGGATGCCATGGATGTTTTTCCATGTGAAAACTTTGATTCTTTGTGCTGCACTGCAATGCCAAACTACTAAATCAGCCTCACTATGGTGTCCTTTTATCCCTTTTCTACATGACACGTGTGAATAGTGTCAAACGGAAACTCAGTATCCGTTTTTTTTCCCCATTTTTTCCCACTAAAATATTTGTATAGGTAAAAAAACAGATAATTTAGAGTAAAAAAAAAGTGTGAAAAAATAAAGTTTTAGGGTAAAACTTAAAAAACCAGAAACGGATATTTAGTTTTCGTGAAAAAAATCACAGATACTTCCGTAAAGCAGGATTTTACACGGAaatttcccttccctacaaggTGGATCGGATCTGATCCACTTTGAGTAGTAGGGAAGGGATATCAGTAGGGATATGAGAGACCATAATGGTTGGCAAAATAGATTTTTCCCTACaaatgagggatagggaagggaaaaggggcaccatagtgcttggcctaagaATTCGGAGCCCAACTTCGTGCCCCTTTTTCCAAgtctttaaaaaaaatagaattgAAAAGATATATTAGGAAAAAAGAACAATTACAGAATGTATAAATAGAGAAAAAAGAATAATTACAGAATGTACAAAGCTAGCATGTCAAAGCCAGCTGAAAACTAAAACAGAGTAAACAAAAACTCTTACACAGATAGAATCGTCTTCCATTGATGCAAGAATTAATTCATAGAGTATGAACCAAAAGTCTTTAGccttttttttgtaaataagatATTTCATAAAAGGATCTAAGAATCAAAGTGAGTCGCGATTACAGTgagagtagagccatctaatctgGGATGTTGAGAGTTcccaatattagatttatctactaaaaGTTGTTTCAAGCAATAAAAGGGAGGTGAAGCTTCCCATTCTACTATAGAGTTTAAAGGCCTAACAAATTTGTCCAAGACATCCGCAACTTGATTTCCTAATCTAGGAACAAAATAAAATCCCAAAAAGTTATTACAAAGTTGAGCTAGTCTGTTTGCCTCATCAAGACAGGCTTTAGCACGCCATGAAATGTCTGAATTATGCCCTTGAAAATAGATTAAAATGCTTTCGCAATCTCCTTCGATGTTAAAGTTTTGAATCTATTTCTCCTTTGCCCAAGTTGCTGCCTACAACACTCCTATAGCTTCCGCTTCTTGTGGATCTGACCCTGTCGACTACCCTGCTCTTCCTCCTTCGCAATTTCCTGCATCATTTCTTAGGATTAAAGCATAACTGGATGGTAATATCTCTGATATCCAAGCCGCATCCACATTTATCTTTAGAGTATTCTTCCTATGAGACTTCAatgtttgattcttttttttcttttcttttttttgcaatCTCTTAGTTTGGTACGATTTTGTTTTCTTGTAGACCAAAATTCTATGTGTCTCTGAATTTCCTGAGCTAGACTACTAGCAGACTTGGCTTTATTTTCAAACACCctatcacatctttctttccatatgaaccacaTTTTAGTAAGAAGTAATTATATGGATATATCTGTCCTAGACTCCTAGGGTTAGTCATCCAACTTTTACAGAGATCTAGTATCGTGGTAGAGTTATCCAAGGATAGGTAAACCTGATTAGGAGCAGAGCCTCAAATTTCCTTAGCATAGGGACAATGAAATAAGAGGTGTTCAGTGTTTTCTATTTCAGTCTTACACATGGTACAATGTGGAGCTACGTTTTTCACTTTTCCAAAGATTTTAGCATTAGTTGGAAGCGCATCTTGTAAACATTTCCATAAGAATAGTTTAATTCTCTCTGAGATATTCAATTTCCATAATGACTTACAAAAATATTTTGGTAAGGAAAGGCTGATTATTTCTAATCCTACTTCATTCAGTTTATCATACATAGATTTAACTATGAAATCTCCTGATCTTGTTAGTGCCCACTGCAATTGGTCTTTCCTAAGAATTTGGTTTTTATCTTTAAACAGATAAATCTTACATATTTTATGAACAATATCATCTGGAAAGGTAACAGCTAATAAGGGAACATTCCATGTACTTGTTTCTACATCGATCAAATAAGAGACCCTAGGTAGATGACTAAAACTATTGGTTCTTAGGTTTTCCATCGTGTCTCCTAATCATGGGATCCAATTATCGTTCCAAATATTAATGTCTTGACTATTACCCATTTCCCAGATACTATAGTTTTTAACTAATTCTAATCCTTGTCTAATGCAGTTCCATGTCCAATAACCTCTTTTGGGAGGTTTAGTTCTAAAGGAAGATTTGTTTCTAAAATACTTAGTGTCCATAGTTTTTTCCCAAAGAGCATTAGGTTCCTTAACCAGACTCTACGCTAGTTTTGCTAACATTGCAATATTGAATTTACGGACATCCCTAAAACCAAGTCCCCCTTTGATTTTAGGTTTGCAGAGATTTGGCCAAGCCTTTGGGTAAAATCCTTTTCCCCCAGCATCCTttccccaccagaaatctctttgtattgCATTAATTTTCTTAGTTATCTGTTTTGGCATCAAGAAACACCCCATTTGATAAGAGAGAATACTAGAGAGGACAACTCTATTTAGCACTGACCTACTTGGTTGGGAAACAACTAACCTTTTTCAACCCTTGGATTTTGATTCCATTCTTTAAATAATAGGGGCAAAGGTTTTATTTTTAAGAGAGGTGCTCCTAAGTAAGGGTCTTTAAGGTTTATGTGTTTTATTTTCAACAATTTAGACATCATTCTTTGATACTTAGGTTCAACTTTCTTACTAAAGAAAACTCCTGACTTTTCAAAGTTTATTATTTGTCCTAAGGCCTTACTGAAAATTGTTATTGTATCTAATAGGTTTCTACATTCTTTTAGGTCAGCTTTCACAGAAAGtaagcagtcatctgcaaagaagAGATGTGAAATAGGTTCACTTTTAGGTGTTAGTTTAACTCTATGGAGAAGTTTTTTTTGTTCCTGAGAAAGAAGAAGCCTAGAAAAAATTTGCATGCAgataataaataaatatggaGAAAGAGGATCTCATTGCCTTAGACCTCTAGAAGGTTTAAAGGAAGCACCAGGAGTCCCATTTAAAAGCACGGAGATTGAAGTTGTAGAGATACATTGTTATATAAGTTGACAAACTTCATTATTAAAACCAAAAGTCTTAAAGGTTGTTAGTAAAAAATTCCAATTGACCCTATCAAAAACTTTAGACATGTCGATTTTTATTCCTAAACCACATGTTCtagcttttttctttttaaatgaaTGGATAATTTCATGTGTTACAATTATGTTATCAGATATTTTCCTAGAGGAGAAGAAAGCTGATTGGAAGGGGGaaataagtttttctaagaaagaTTTTATTCTATTGGCTATGATTTTT comes from Papaver somniferum cultivar HN1 chromosome 7, ASM357369v1, whole genome shotgun sequence and encodes:
- the LOC113299670 gene encoding repressor of RNA polymerase III transcription MAF1 homolog, whose translation is MKYLEFTNLDRINQFLNYVSFGEYCIKGSLEAYSCKHTGTDKKLSFSLDQEILDYLGQSADSDPPSPASILSSRSSRKTLIYLVLTLGHMYPDYDFSAVQAHRFFREEDWTSVKQTYDTYMFEVAKEWAAASGGSDLLENLYKSLDEVVKLGECEIYCYSPEPDSDGDPFLERGAIWSFNFFFYNRKIKRVVSFRCCCLSNLAAEGFLMDESRDDEDGYIFSNMDM